A region of the Styela clava chromosome 1, kaStyClav1.hap1.2, whole genome shotgun sequence genome:
TGCGTTGTTGCTGCAGCGCAATATGTCTGATCAAAAGTCAATGTCTGGCCTGATACTTGGACTATGATTTGTCGAATGAGGCGTTTAGCTTCGAACATAATTTCTacgacttttttttttaaaaggaaAAGGCAAAATCTACCTATAATTAcctataattattaatttttattgttaaatGTTCTAGCAATTTTATTCTGCCCTCCTAAAGTAAAGGGCGATGTTATTAGTTATGACAAACTTATTTTATAACTTACATTTTCAAATAGGTTATGCGATTACTGGGTTACTTTTCCGATATGTTTAGCATTGTATAACATCGATTATATATAATAGAAATAATATTTAGGTTTTATGTGAATATAAGCACCCTCGGTTAACAAATATGTAAACATTGGCATTTTAATAAGCAATTGTTTCTGGCATGCTAAATTTATGACAGCCCGATAAGTACAATGGAACTGCGCTCCAGCCACCACCGATAGTAACAAGTTTGTTGTGTACTCGTAGAATGTTTTCTGCAGTGGGATGTGGATTACGACTGTGAACCCATATATACTTTGGACCTGAAAAGAGAGAATTGGAAAGTTTTTATGACGTTACATTGTCAATGCAGAATAATCGACATCAATAAAATCGCTCGATTCGAAATGGCAACAACTGCTGCCTTTCCCTAATTAGTCATGGAAGCAAACCTGCTTACTTCCTCAATCAAAgcattataatttataaaagtGATCATGAAATTGTCAGTTTTGATTTCACCAATGGGAAAAGTGATTTTTACTTTACTATATTAAGAAGAGTACAATATAATGAATGATTCCCGAAGGTACGAGTTCTATTTCTGTGTAATGTCCATGAAATATTTTCGTAGGGTCAAGGTCGGCAAAACATGCACACCATTATGAGATGACAGCGAACGATTAGTTTCGGTGATCGATTTTATATAAGGTAATTGAGAATCGAAATATCTTCCCAATAATTAAAATCCGGCGTTTTCATATAAATCTTCAATGTTATGCTTAAATGAATCTATTTAATAACACGATAATATACTGACATTTGATTGCATTGAAACTGAAAGTGTTTAGGTAAATTCAATACTGACCTTCTTCACCACACTTCAAGCACATGAAATAATGCTCATAATCTGTGAAGCAACTCGTCGGCTGCTCATAAGTGTATCGAATCTCTACAATGCAAAAAAGTGTATTTATCAATCAGCCCTGTCACTATCTTCCTCTATGCATTAACGTTCGGCACAGATATCTAGTATAAAAATTGTAGCTCAAGAATACGTTTGTTCATTAGGAGTTCAACATTGACTGTGGCACAATCTTGCCtagaaattatatttatcaCCAAAAGCAGAGCACATTAGGTATTTACAAACTGAAGAATGTCTGTATCTTTCCGAGCCAATTCAAAAAAGATATTTAAAGCGTATACGTCTTCTTGTGAAAGATAAATTAACGGTTCATGGCACTTAAAGCAGTAAAAAGAGTTAAAAGAAATatcattgttatatttattttgagttACATGTTTTGTTATGATtgctttattatatatatatattatgctaCATAGTTGTTTTTCGAGTGCATCtgatttcatcaattttttatcTAGAATAGTTTTTAGCAATGTAAAGGTATCATAAGAATTTACCTTCCAAAGCATGTTCACCTGCTCCGTTATGTTTTGCCAAATTCAACCACAAAAATTCTACAAAAAATAATCATTTGTTATAAAAGTTTAGaatactttaaatataaatttaataagtACAAATATTTACGTGCCGAAACTTGTGTCGAATC
Encoded here:
- the LOC144411721 gene encoding uncharacterized protein LOC144411721, producing the protein MIFSSCVFVLIVCTLFNPTVGRPGYRRENQNCALPVSDEVNYNMLPDSWYHILTTNGVPCYAIKYFRETPDGIFAEFQGISSAEKGTMSLSGVIPFRWYQNGTSITRFDTSFEFLWLNLAKHNGAGEHALEEIRYTYEQPTSCFTDYEHYFMCLKCGEEGPKYIWVHSRNPHPTAENILRVHNKLVTIGGGWSAVPLYLSGCHKFSMPETIAY